In Harmonia axyridis chromosome 6, icHarAxyr1.1, whole genome shotgun sequence, a single window of DNA contains:
- the LOC123682329 gene encoding trehalase-like encodes MYFNIGTVLLWAVAFYNAEAYSIPSCDSHIYCQGKLLDTIQKAKVFQDSKTFVDQRMLYDESTIFDNFQELMNTTDSKPSKQQIKTFLQSNFADGDELQNCTLPDYDENPSFLTRINNETLRDFASQIVKIWPTLARQIKPEIIEDSSKYSILPVPNTFVVPGGRFKESYYWDSFWIIEGLLISGMSQTAQSMIENFLHIVDEYGFIPNGLRVYYLNRAHPPLLTPMVTMLMNSTNDLDWLQKNIHLLDKELEFYLSNRSVEVNYKEKTYTMFHYDSESGSPRPESYIEDVETCGVLSDENQIEECYKDLKSGAESGWDFSYRWVFDQEGGNNANRTYTKVRRVIPVDFNSMLAKAMRELRDLHSRIGDNEKSLYWNQKYVDLEEAIYDVLFWKGVWFDFDMKLGKHREYFYPSNLAPLWAEVYGPESAQELGKNAYSYLISSGITSYYGGIPNSLNNTGEQWDFPMAWAPLQSIAIQGLRRSGNNDAQKLAKDLAERWLSSTLTAFKRTGEMYEKYDAVHPGQAGGGGEYTVQTGFGWTNGVDLEFIVDFFSS; translated from the coding sequence ATGTATTTCAACATTGGAACCGTTCTACTTTGGGCTGTTGCCTTCTATAATGCTGAAGCTTACTCTATACCCTCCTGTGATAGCCACATATACTGCCAAGGAAAACTTTTAGATACCATACAAAAAGCAAAGGTCTTCCAAGATTCCAAGACATTCGTCGACCAACGTATGTTATATGACGAATCAACAATCTTTGACAACTTCCAAGAGCTTATGAACACAACGGACAGCAAACCAAGTAAACAACAAATCAAAACTTTCCTTCAGAGCAACTTCGCTGACGGAGATGAACTTCAAAATTGTACATTACCAGACTATGACGAGAACCCATCGTTTTTAACAAGAATAAACAATGAAACCTTGAGAGACTTCGCCAGTCAAATCGTCAAGATTTGGCCAACTTTAGCCAGACAAATAAAACCTGAAATAATCGAAGACAGCTCAAAATATTCCATACTGCCTGTGCCAAATACCTTCGTGGTACCTGGAGGAAGATTCAAGGAATCTTATTACTGGGATAGCTTCTGGATTATTGAAGGTCTCTTAATATCTGGAATGTCTCAAACGGCACAGAGTATGATCGAGAACTTCCTGCATATTGTAGATGAATATGGATTCATTCCAAATGGTCTCAGGGTTTACTACCTCAATAGAGCTCATCCACCTTTGCTCACTCCCATGGTAACGATGTTGATGAACTCTACCAACGATTTGGACTGGCTTCAAAAGAACATACATCTTTTGGATAAAGAACTGGAGTTCTACTTGAGTAATAGATCTGTCGAAGTGAACTACAAGGAGAAGACATACACCATGTTTCACTACGATAGTGAAAGTGGTTCTCCTCGACCTGAATCTTATATTGAAGATGTAGAGACTTGTGGAGTCTTGAGTGATGAAAACCAAATCGAAGAATGTTACAAAGACTTGAAGAGTGGTGCAGAAAGTGGATGGGACTTTTCTTACAGATGGGTATTTGATCAGGAAGGCGGTAACAACGCTAATCGAACTTACACGAAAGTAAGGAGAGTCATACCGGTAGATTTCAACTCAATGTTAGCTAAGGCAATGAGAGAACTGAGAGATCTTCATTCAAGAATCGGAGATAACGAAAAATCCTTGTACTGGAATCAAAAATACGTAGACCTGGAAGAAGCAATCTACGACGTACTGTTCTGGAAAGGGGTTTGGTTCGATTTTGATATGAAACTTGGCAAACATAGAGAATACTTTTATCCATCTAACCTAGCACCGTTATGGGCCGAAGTGTATGGACCAGAGTCAGCTCAAGAGCTTGGAAAGAATGCGTATTCCTACCTCATATCTTCAGGTATCACTTCTTATTATGGTGGGATTCCCAACTCTTTGAATAACACAGGAGAACAATGGGACTTTCCAATGGCATGGGCACCTCTTCAATCAATAGCTATTCAAGGTCTAAGAAGGAGTGGAAATAATGATGCCCAAAAATTGGCCAAGGATTTGGCGGAAAGATGGCTCTCATCAACACTGACGGCTTTTAAGAGAACTGGAGAAATGTATGAGAAATATGACGCAGTTCACCCAGGACAGGCAGGAGGCGGTGGAGAGTATACCGTACAGACAGGATTTGGTTGGACAAATGGGGTAGATTTGGAGTTTATTGTAGATTTTTTCAGTTCGTAA
- the LOC123682271 gene encoding trehalase-like: protein MEPKRFLLAFLACLLYVHDGLAEKITCNHEIYCKGDLLKTVQMARIFPDSKTFVDMEMTKDTSQILANFNSLMSSTNNEPTRDQVKQFVDDNFQPGNELMDWEAPDFNPNPPFLKEIMVPEYRAFAKDLVQIWTNFSRILKPDVSREPERYSIIPISNGFIIPGGRFKEIYYWDSYWIIKGLLASDMHETARGMIDNLLSMVAQYGFVPNGGRIYYLNRSQPPLLSLMAHEYLKATNDITWLKQIAHLLQDELKYWLKTQTVTFTYKDTKHTLARYSVDDPSPRPESYREDVQTCSVRENKEDVENCYNDLKSGAETGWDYSSRWFIDEDGSYGLNLSSIHTRNIIPVDLNAFLAQAFKLAATFSYIAADSDAQQYWMDLHLSWKKSIQEVLYNETDGIWYDLDIQRLQHRTGFYPSNLAPLWAELYEEPELGDLAVKYLEKEGILEFPAGVPTSLLETGEQWDLPNAWPPLQSIVILGLKRSRSPKALEAAQNLARKWVNNNLLIYNRTGFMYEKYNAETVGVIGGGGEYSIQTGFGWTNGEIFEIIEEFFSR, encoded by the coding sequence ATGGAGCCAAAACGCTTCCTACTTGCGTTTTTGGCATGTCTGCTCTACGTCCACGATGGACTGGCTGAGAAGATCACTTGCAACCACGAGATCTACTGCAAAGGAGACCTCTTGAAGACCGTTCAGATGGCTAGGATATTCCCTGACTCCAAAACCTTCGTGGACATGGAAATGACAAAGGACACATCCCAGATCTTAGCGAACTTCAACTCCTTAATGAGTTCCACCAACAACGAGCCTACGAGAGACCAAGTCAAACAGTTTGTTGATGACAACTTTCAACCCGGTAACGAACTGATGGACTGGGAGGCTCCAGACTTCAACCCCAACCCACCTTTTTTGAAAGAAATCATGGTACCTGAGTACAGAGCATTCGCGAAGGATTTGGTGCAAATTTGGACCAACTTCAGCAGGATACTCAAGCCAGATGTGTCAAGGGAACCTGAGAGGTATTCCATCATTCCTATATCAAATGGCTTCATTATACCTGGAGGTAGATTCAAAGAGATTTACTACTGGGACTCCTACTGGATTATAAAGGGTCTTTTAGCAAGCGACATGCACGAAACTGCTAGAGGAATGATCGATAATTTGTTGTCGATGGTGGCACAATATGGATTTGTACCAAACGGTGGAAGAATCTATTACCTCAACAGATCTCAACCACCACTTCTCAGTCTAATGGCACACGAGTATCTCAAAGCAACCAATGATATAACTTGGTTGAAACAAATAGCCCATTTACTTCAAGATGAACTAAAATACTGGCTCAAAACTCAAACCGTTACTTTCACTTACAAAGACACCAAGCACACTCTTGCCCGTTACTCAGTAGATGACCCTTCACCAAGACCAGAATCTTACCGTGAAGACGTACAAACCTGCTCTGTGAGGGAGAACAAAGAAGATGTTGAGAATTGTTACAATGACCTGAAGAGTGGGGCTGAAACTGGTTGGGACTACAGCTCACGTTGGTTTATAGACGAAGATGGCTCCTACGGATTGAATCTGAGCAGCATCCACACCAGAAATATCATTCCAGTTGATCTCAACGCCTTCTTAGCGCAAGCTTTTAAACTTGCAGCCACTTTTTCATACATTGCAGCAGATTCCGATGCCCAACAGTATTGGATGGATCTCCATCTTTCCTGGAAAAAGAGCATCCAAGAAGTGCTATACAACGAAACGGATGGGATTTGGTATGATCTGGACATCCAGAGGCTACAACACAGGACCGGCTTCTATCCAAGCAATCTTGCACCTCTATGGGCTGAACTATACGAAGAACCTGAACTGGGGGATCTCGCAGTGAAGTATCTTGAAAAAGAGGGCATTTTGGAGTTTCCAGCAGGAGTACCGACCTCTCTTCTGGAGACTGGGGAACAGTGGGATTTACCAAACGCATGGCCTCCGCTACAATCGATAGTAATTCTGGGTTTGAAGAGATCGAGAAGTCCGAAAGCTTTAGAAGCTGCTCAAAATTTGGCTAGGAAGTGGGTAAATAACAATCTGCTCATTTATAATCGTACGGGATTTATGTATGAGAAGTATAATGCAGAAACTGTTGGAGTCATTGGGGGAGGAGGGGAATATAGTATCCAAACAGGTTTTGGATGGACCAATGGGGAAATATTCGAGATTATCGAGGAATTCTTCAGTAGATAA